In Gemmatimonadota bacterium, the genomic window GCGCGTACAAGGTCTTCATTACTCAATTGATCGATATTGATTTCGTCTGTTAGCCAGGAATGTAGTGATAGAAAGAGGCTAAACAAAAAGCCATAATAGGGATGCCAGTCAGACAGTTGAGCAAAGAGCGATCTGCCACTATTGGCAGCATATTCCCAAATGGAATTACTGTCATCATATTCGCCCACAAGTCTTTCAAAATATCTCCGGGAAGGGGGAACCAGAGAGGACATGTCAATTTTTCCGGCCCTGATCTCACTCTGTATAGTACGTACTATTTGGACCGGCGTATCGCGAAACTCACTGAGGCACTCATCAATTTCGTCATCTTCAAGGGCACGTTCTGAAAGAATATTACGCCATGAATCCGATGCACTGGTGGGCAGATTGACGTCGGAAATAGCTTCATCAAGGAAGCGAAGACGTATATCTCTATCTGGGGAAAGTGCCGCAAGGCTATATAGAGGAGATTTCTTTTCGCCGCGAGAAAGTGAAAGATGCGGCAAATCTCCTTTCTCGCTTATGTTCTTTAGCCTCCATTTTTGTCCCTTCGTATCATTCACTTTTTTTTCCAATGCACCTGAAAGAACGCTTCGGGCCGCATTGTGCAGACTGGAAAGGTGAAATGTAGTACCAATATCAGGAAAGGAAAGAGTCGCATCCGCTTTAAGACTATACTCCTCCCGAAAATCTGACTTCTTAAGCAAAGTCTCACGTATAAGTGGAGGAGTAAGATCCAAAGCTGTTTGTGCTAATGCAGACTTGACATAAGGACTATCCATCATTTCCACTTCCCTCGATTAGATCCATATCAGCAGTTTCCGCAATCCATCTTCTATGCCATTCGACAAGCTCAAGATACAGATCGGGATATTGTTCTTTAATCGGAGCTAAAATCCTACCTTCTATCCAATTCCAGTATTCGTCCTTGATTTGCTGTGGCTCTTCAACCGGAGGGGTGAGTAGCCACATAATGAATGCACTGCGTCCCACCCTGACAATGTCAGTGCCATTCTCTGTGCCATAACTATGCGCCCAGCCGCGAATGTCAATCTGATCCATAATCCAGTTTGAGCGTGCTCGTGCAATCGAAAAGTCAGCATCGGCTTTCCATTGGTCTTTTAGTACATGGACGAAAGTTCTTTGAAACTCAACGAGCCAATGTGCCTCTTTGGGAAGTTGAAGCCAGTTACTCATTCGAACCTGAAGAATGTTTTCCCGGATAGCTTTTAATTCTGCTGTCTCAACAACTTTGCCATCCTCAACCATAGAAGCATTGAGATGATGTGCGAGTTCATATTCGCTTACAGGTATAAAAATATATCCGGCCTGACGAAGCCAAGTCCTGTACTCCAGTCGTTCTTCAGCCGTTATAGAGTCAGTAGAGACCAGTGTATCTATAAGATCCAAGGTTGAAAATACTGGCATAGATGAGTTGTTATTTTTAATACTGGGATGCTGATTAAGAAACCTGTCATCCGAAATGATTGCGTCACACCCTTTCTCTAAAGAGAAAACGCCAAAGGTTGGATGATGAGATATTGACTGGTCTGTTGGTTGATCAGCATTGATTTGTCTACCTACTTTTATTTTTCCTGACTCTATCCGCAAATTGACGGCAGACCGTATGCATTCTATGATATCCTTGGCCTCACCAGAAATATTTTTATAAGAAATTAGTTGATCTATTTCAGATACTTTTTTTGGCAAAATAATGGGTTTGAAGCCTGCGGCTTTTAGTTTTTCCAATATCCCAAGATACTGGAAATAGGCTATAGCGAGGTCATCTAAATACAGTATTGCTCCATCATCTATCTCTGGCTGACCTGTCCAGAATTTTTCATGTAGTTGCAAGTAGGCACAGGCTTCCTTTTTCTTTGATCTCGTGATTCGGCCTTTTTCCCATAATTTATCCACAATGGATTGACAACTACTTAGAACGGTGGTGTGCGCTGTTAAGTCTGCTTCTTTCTCCATCAGAGAGGCGATCCGGTAAACCGGAGATGGTCGAACAACGATGCGCTGAGTATCATCATCGCCGCTCACCTTTTCCGCCTCTGCTATTAACAGTGCCAATTCGTCCCCAACTTGAGCTGATAAGTCACTGTTGAACACAGTACTCGGTGAGAGCTTATTTAATGCACCATTGGTCAGCAAATGGCTTATTTGAACCGCATCCCTAATCCGACTTGGCTGATGAAATGCAACTCTCTGTTTTTCATCAAAAAGCCAACCAAGAGTTGAATGTGGTATATGTACTGTATCAAAAGCATCCAATGCCTCATCAAGTAAATTCAGAAAGCTCAAGGTGAGCAATGCGGTTGCATCTATTCCAATTTGCCTATTAATATCGAGGGATAATGGTTCCCTTTGACCACTATACGCGGGAATAGCTCCTCGTTGCCGTGGATCGTTCTCCAATGGATTCGCCAAAGAGGGGAAAAGCATCAAATCGCTAAGAGATTTATTGATGCCTTGATCTGCAAGAAACATCGGAATGTCGCCACGGATCAACATCTGCCATATTTCAGATGCTTGACGATTCCACTCAGGCATTTGGTCCAAGAAATCTTTCGGTGTCATCCTCCAGATTGGACCATCGTCTCCAGAGAGTGAGACGGCCTTGTGCATCCATTGCAAGACTTCATTCTCTTCCCAACCTGCGCTAATTGCAAGAGAACAGGCTGTACCTAATATACCAGCATCATCATTTCCTTTTCTGGCCGCCTCAAATATCAACTCTTTTGCCTGGGGAATAGAATCCAAACAAAGGGCCAGTCGAGTTGTGCGTATCAATTCCTGAGCATTTCTCTTGCCTTTTTCCCGGCACTCTTTCGCAACAAATGCAGAAAGGGAGTTGGTGTCACCTAAAGCGATTGCTAAATCTATCTGTAGTGTGCGGTAGCTCTCATCATCCCAATCATCATTCAGTTTCACCAATTCGGAGCGAGCCTCCAGTAGCTCTCCCTCGTGGTACAAAGAACAGCAATAGAACATTTGTAGGTTCTCGGATTGGTCTAAAAGCTCCTCGTTTGATTTTACAAACTTTATAAGCTGTTCATTCTGCTTTGAATTATATAAAGCGCGTGCCAGCCCCTCCGCATGGCTCAACTCGTTGGTTTCTTTAAACAGAATTTTGCCATATTCGCAAAGACTATTCCAGTCGTTTCTATCTTCAAGTTTGCCAACAAGGGTTGTTAAAACACTCAGGCTACCTGTCTTTTTAAACTGTGCTTTTAGGCTATTAACTGGATCAATCCCTTTTGCTTCAGCAATTATTCTAATGAATCTGCTTTTCGCAGCCTCAGAAATTCCTTCTTTTAAAAGAATATCCAAGCACTCATTTGCCTTCTCAAGCTGTCCCGCTTGAGAAAGTAACTCGATTTGGAGAGACAGCATGAGTTTTTTGTCAATGTAGTTGGCAAGATCGTTGTAGTGATGGGCAATGTAGTCTGCAATATATTCCGGGTTCTTATGTGTAAAAGCGATGGCAAAGCGAGCAAGTGCGGCGTCGAGAGTAATCTTGCCATTGAGGGCAATTTGTCGGTCAATTTCGCGTTCGACTTCATCTAGTTTCAACTTGATTCCAAATTCAATACCAAGACGCACAAAACGAAGAGCGGATTTGAGGTTGTGAAGTTTAGACTCCAGTCGCTTTCGCCCTTTATCTGATTCATCTGGATCCGGATCCTTGAGTTCAAGCCAAAGTGCGTACTCTTCAGCTATTGCGGCTGCACGAGGAAGGTTTAACTGACATGCAGCTTTTTTACTCTCAATGAAGTAGCTGCGTGCTGTTCGCCGAGCGTTAATTGCAGACTCGCTTGAAGCAAGCGGAAAGTTTGCCGCTGATAATGGTAGTTGTCTAAGCACAACGGACCGAAATTCGGCATGCACTGTACTTAGGAGGTGCGTTATAGCCACCATGTGATGGAGGACAGGGGTGTCACGCATATCGTCATCGGTCAGTACATCACGACATTCTTGTGCTGCCTTCCATTCATTGAGTTCAAGCTGACACTGCAAAAGAAACCGTTTGCCTTCGGGGGCCAAATCAGCAGTGTCAATACCGACGGTCTTTAGCCAGTCAACAGCCTCCTGTGACCCATCATGATTTGCGACAACTATGAGGGCTGCGGACAGAGACATTGGTGAATCAATGCTTGTCAGGGCACTTAGAGCAGTGCTTTTATCACCCTTCTGTGACGATATAAAGGCGTCTGCTATATCTATTTCTTCGCAAGTACCTAATTTTTTTGCATGATTGAGATATTCTTTTGCTTTATCCAATTTTTTGGTAGATAGGATTCGCACACACCAGGCAAGAGCATGTCTCCTTACAGCATTAGTACCAACCGAAAGTTCTCCTTCTACCAACTTTCTCGCGAGTTCTAATGAAGATCGGGTACTGTCAAACTCGGCAAAAAAGCGAGATTTACGGAGTATATCGGTTTCATCCTTGATTTTTTCATCGACAAGTGCCCTTATAATATCTAAACCACTGGGATGCTGACTTTTCACTTTAGCTTCATGCTCTTCCTTCCATTGTTTGAGCAATTCGGCTGTATAAGTTTCAGGTTGACGGTCCACCACCCTATGGTGATTCGGGCAAAGCAAAATCAGGTTGTCTATAGACTTTAGTTCCTCTTCTGTGAGACTCCCTTGCCCTCTTGGACCATTAGGGCTCGAAGCGTAAATGTGGCATATATCACTAACAACAGCAGGGTTTGATTGTCCTGTACCTGGCTCAACCAAAGGATTCGTACATCCTGGAAATGCACATTGATTTAAGCTCTGGATATCCAGAATTCTTTTTGTCGTATATCCTATATCATTTTGGCTTGATGTAGCCATATTTATTACCTTACATTTTAACTTTTTAGTTACCACTTTCCAGTAAGAAGCTTCTGTATCATTCTATGATTTTGTGGGCAATATTATTAGGCAATTTGTTTGAGAAAATCGCTTTCGTCCGCTATCTCTTTAGCAACGGTTCATTTTTCACTATCATTCTGTATGTAAATCCCTGTTTGAACTGTTCGAAATTTACGGACCAATATCGGACCAGAGCATTGCCTGAGTGAAAGGAGACAGATGTTTTACGTTCGTCGTCGCGATAATCACGTTAGTCCGGTTCAGCGTTGCTGCTTGCGCCGCCAGGATCATATCGACATCAAGTGCTTTGTCATCTGCAGTTGGTCGGCCTTGTTGGCGGGCATCGGCCCAATACTTTGCAGCCTGGCGCATAGCTTCGGTTGTGATCTCCAGGTATTCGGTCTTGGTGATAAGCGCGTCAAGCCGCTGAATACTTCTGGTTTTGCGCGCTCTGAGCAACTCGCGTCGAACCTCGTAGTCTGCGATCTCTGGCACTATCACTGTTGCGCCGCTGGCTACTAACTGCTGAAACCAGTTTTTAAACTGCATGGCTTTTCCCGAACTCTTTGGGTGTATTACCATACTAAGAGGGCCGCTGTCGAGCAGTATGGTCTGGCTCACCAACTCTTTCCTTTCAGTTCCTTTGGGAAGAGTTTACGGTTGGACGGCCGATCTTCATCCAAAGCCTGAATGAGGTATTCGAGTGTTTCTCGCTGTTCGTCAGCATCTCCCTCGTCCACCCAAGATTGAACTAACTGCACAAGTTCATTCGCACGATCATCTAACGTGCTGATCTCTGGGACAATGATCGGTTTCCAATAGACCTGTTGAGGATTTCGTTTGATTCTCAAAGTTTTACGGGAAATCACAATCCGCTTGACAGGCTCTCCATAGGCCATAGTTCCATACATCGGCTCCAACCTGGTGTGGTCATCGGAAATGGTATTATCGCCGTGCTTGTGGATGATGAAGGTCGAGATATTGCCTGCCGATCCGGTAATGTAGAAGACATTCTTGGGGATGATATCTTCGAAGGCATGTATCTTTAATACGATGGTCTTGTCGAATCTCTCGGTAGGATTTTCTATAGGTCCCTTGCTCATATTTTTACCCTTTCATCTGCGTTCAGGCTCAAATTATTCGCTTCGTTCGTGATAAAGGTTTCCTTTCATTGGCGGATACCTTGTAACAAGCCCTCCATCTCCCCATACCCTATATCAACTCTCCACTAACTGCCCGATCTCAATACCTTCTCTTCCTCAAATGTATCTACATAACGCAGAATATTCAAGTTGAAGTCGTTTGCCTCGATTTTTCAAAGGTAGAGAAGTAGGGCGTATTTGTCCACATTTTTGCATTTTCGATCGTTCATATTTCTTTGCTATTCCTTCAACGTCAGCATCACGCGTCGCACATCCATCACCTGGGAATGGGGTACGTCAAGGGCGCGTAAGGTCAATGTGCCCCTGCCCGCGTTTAGATGGAGTGTTCCCAATGTCAATGGCTCAAAATCCTTTACATAGGACTCGCCTCCGCGGGGATAGCGATCATCTGATGCGCCGATTAGCGGTGGATCGTGTGCGTCAGTCACCTGTCCTTGAACTTTTGTCGTCTGGCCGTGCGTGGGGTGAAATGCCAGTTCGACGGTTGATCCCACATCTTCTTCAGGGCATGTATAATAAACCGCCGCTTCATAGTCGCCCGTTGTGCCGACTTCAATATCCCAGGTCATCCGATCGCCTACCTGGGTCCAGTGCGTAAAATATGAGCAATTGGGCGCGCCAGCACTGCGCTGGACTGTGCCGTGATGTACGCCGTCTCGTGCGGGCAAGCGGGTCGTTTTCCAGTAGCCCGTGGCAAAGGGGCGGTCGTCGTTGACGGGCAAGACTTCGGCGTGATATTTTGCTACTGCATCTGACAATTCCGCGTGAACATCGGGATATTCTCCGGACACATCTGTTGTCTGTCCACCGTCGGCGACCATATCGTATAATTTGCCTTCTATGTCCAATCGGAAGCGCTGATTGCGTGCGCTCAATTGTGCCCGCTGATGTGATAGGATGATGCGGTCAGACCATTCGACATCTTCGCCCAATAGCAGGGGTTTGAGGCTGCGTCCATCCAGGGGTTTTTCAACTTTTAAGTCGATACCCGTGAGGTCGGCAAATGTGGGCAATAAATCAATCGCGCCGGCGATTTCTTCAATTACCGTGCCTGCTTGAATATGCCCCTTCCAGCGCAGCAAGCCCGCCACGCGCACGCCGCCTTCATCTGTTGATCCTTTTGTGCCTTTCATCCCGCCATTCCAGCGCGCGCCATTGGGGCCATTGTCTCCAAAATAAAATACAATGGTGTCTTCCGCGATTCCCAATTCGTCGAGTTTGTCCAGTAAGCGTCCCACATTCCAATCGATATTTTCACACAGGGCGAGTGCCGCTCGCGTGCGGACTATCTCTTCCTGGTCGGGATTGGTCGCCCGCATCTCAATCGGTTTGTCGCGGAATGGCTCGTAAAACTCGTCGGGCACCTGAAATGGGGTGTGTGGGATATTGTAGGGGAGATAACAGAGGAAGGGTTGACCGCGTTCGACATTTGCTGTCATAAAATCCATCGCGCGATCTGTACACTCATCGGGTAAGTACCCCTTTCCGCGCGTGAGTTCGCCATTGTGCTCGAGTTCGGCATCGAAATATTGTCCCCAGTGCCCGGAACAGAACCCAAAAAACTCATCAAATCCCCGCGCGTTTGGATGATAGGGGTGTTGCGTGCCATTGTGCCACTTGCCATAAGCACCCGTGGCGTATCCAGCGGCTTTGAAGATATCGGCAATGGTGGTTTCATCGAGATTTAATCGCTCGGCACCAGTACTCACGCCGTGGACTCCGCCGCGCAGATGGTAGCGTCCCGTCAAAAACTCTGCCCGCGTGGGCGCGCATACCGGGCAGACGTAAAATCGGTCGAATAGGGCGCCATCTCGTGCGAGAGAATCCACATTGGGCGTGTTGAGATTTGTGTTGCCGTGTACACTCAAATCGCCCCAACCCTGATCGTCGGTCAACATCACGAGAATATTTGGTCTGGTCATTATATCTCCTTTTTTATTTCATCATATTCCGGATTCACACACTTATCTCCCCACTGTTTCAGCACTGGTCGCAAGCCAATTTCGGATTCGGGATATTGGCCTTTGTCATCGGTCTGGGCAATCCACTGTGTCAGAATATCGCGGTGGTGTTGCAAGGCTTCGGCATGGTCTGGATCATCTACGAGATTATTCACTTCTTCGGGATCGGCGTCACAATCGTAAAATTCTTCTGCGATGCGTTCCTCTGCCCAGAAAAATGCCTGTTCGGGCGTTAGTTCACCCCTGGCGTGCATGGTCCGCATCAGTTCCATATAATCCGATCCATCCCGGTACTGCGCCTGCATAAAAGGGCGATCTGTCATAAAGTTTCGCACGTAGCGATACCGCTGGGTGCGCACCGTGCGCATGCGATCTATTGTGAAATCACAGCGGTCTTTTGCGGCTATTACGTAGTCGCGTTCGACAAAGCGTTCGCCAAACAGATTTTGGCCTTCCATGTAATCGGGCACATCAAGGCCTGCGAGCGCGAGTGAGGTGGGACCGATGTCAATGCCGCTGATGAGGTCGGAGCGCACGCTGCCAGGATTTACGATATCTGTATTGCCCTGCCAGGAAATGATCAATGGGATTTTGTGACCACCTTCGTAAATAAATTGCTTGTGCCGCGGCAACCGCATGCCGTGATCGCTGAAGAAAAAAATGATCGTGTTTTCGCGCAATCCATCTTCTTGTAGTCGCTCCAGAATCCATCCCACTTGTCTATCTGTGTGCGAGATACAATCGTAGTGCAGGGCGATTTCTTTGCGGATGATTTCGTGATCGGGATAGAACGATGGCACGGGTACCGAGGCGGGATCTATGCCCGGTCCTTTGAGCAGGCCGATGCTTTTGCCGCCCCGAAGCTGAATTTGTCCGAAGAACGGTTGGTCCTGGGGACATCCGGACCAGTCGCTTCCGTTTTCTGCCCCTTTGAAATCCATGCTCCCATGGTGGTTAAATAATACATCTGATTCAAAGACAAAATTGTAATGTGTTTTGCCCTCGTTAAATGTGTAATATCCGGCATCTCGAAAATACTCGGGTATTGTCTTTATCCCTTCGGGTAAAAGGGGATATGAACTGTTGTGGTTGTGCGCACCTATGGTGGTTTGATACATTCCCGTAATGGTCGCCGAGCGCGAAGGCGAGCACACGCCAGAGGTTTGATAAGCCCGATCAAATTTTACGCCCGATGCAGCGAGCGCGTCTATATTCGGCGTGTGTACGGTCTGGTCGCCGTAACAACTCATCCACGGGTTCACATCTTCGAGAAAGAGCCAGAGGACATTCGGACGGTGGTTCGACATTTTTTGCTCCTTTTAATAAATCTTTTATCCAACTTGATCTTTAAGCCATTCGGGGGGACCGTATAGCAGTGGCTTTTCGTTCCATGTAAATAGCGGTTCCAGGTCCCGCAAAATATCGTCGAGTGCCGCGTGATCGTACGCATCTTGAGTTGGAAAACGGGTTGTCAAACGGCTGTGCGAACTTTTTATGACCTGGCGGCGGCGCAGTATTTCGGGATAATTGGTGCCTTTTATTGTCTCGAGCGCGAATAGGGGGGCCATGATGCCATATACCCGTTTTGCCTCTTTTAAATCTCCGGCTTCCAGGGCATTCCACAGGCGCACCACGACATCTGTTATGTGACAGCCGGGCATTTGTCCTGCCACGCCGCGCGGATGTTCGAGCAATAAATAGCGGCCGCTGGCTCCGCCAAATACGCCTTTCAATTTTGGTCCCGCCTGCTCGATCAATCCCGTAGTCATGTGTGTCGGGGGAAAGGTTTCTTCTTTGACGTATTCTATGTGTTCTACTTCGTTGATTAAGCGCACGACTGTGTCGATTGATAACTCGCTGCCCCGCGTGTGATTTTGTATAAAAATTGGCATATCCACTTCGCGGTCTATTCCCTGATAATAGCGCACCATCGCATCTTCGTCTTCGATTGGCTCTATATAAGGGGCCATTGCGATGACGCCATCGGCTTCCAATGCCTGCGCGTGACGCGCGAACATCGCCGCGTGATTTCCACTCGCCCCCTGAACGCCGAGAATTACTGGAACGCGCCCGGCGGTGTGTTCTACGACCATCTGCATCCCGTGCAGGCGTTCCTGGTCGGTCAATACGGGAAAACTACTGGCATTTACGGGCCAGACAATTCCGTGCGCGCCGCAGGTGATACAAAAATCCAGCACGCGCTTGAGATCGCCCCAATCGACATCTCCATTTTGCTTAAACGGCGTTGAGGGTATGGTAAGTACCCCGCGAAATGTATCAGTACTCATGTCGTCTCCTTTTTAATACGATTGCGAAACAATATGCAAAAATAAAAAATAAGCTATGAAATCTTATCTCCAAACAAAAAAATCCGCCATTACTGTTGTGCAATAGCGGGCAATATCATCCCAGAATCCCAAATATTTTTTTCGAATATTTGAGTTTAAAAATCAGGTGCCAATTATATCTCGTTGGACATTATTGACGTAAAATTTGGTCGTTTATTCCAAATTTCGGCGTAAATTATGGAATTGAAGTCCAGATTTTACGCCCAAAGGGGATATAACGTACAAAATGAACGCAATCCAAAAGTCCCCTGATAATCACCGGAGGGTTTATTTTTGACGGAGGATATAGAGTCTCAATTCACTCGGCGGTGGGATTTTTTCTCTGGGTCTGTCGCGGTTGCGGTCCAGTGTTTCCCAGCGCAAGATGTATTGCTCATCGGGTCGTGTTCCCTTGCCGCGAGCACCGCGGAGGTTGACAGTCATGCCCGGATAATCAGATGTCACTTGTTCTAACTCATCGGGAATCTCGCTATCAGGTGGTGGGTATGTCCCGATCACTTCCAGGGTTTGAGGATGTAATTTCCAGATTCTCTGGCCTTCTTTTATATGCCAATAGCTCATGCTGAGGCCCCCATCGGCCTCTGGCTCGACGCCGCCCAATCGAATTTCAGCACCGATAGAGCCGCCCCCCCCAAACTCCCACCGATAGGTCCAATCACTCACTTTGTAAAATACCCACTCGCCATTTTCCAAACGCGCACAATAGGCTTGTGTGTATCCATTTTCGTCGTGTTTGTGATAGCTGATCACCGGGCGCTTCTGGTCGTCAAAACCCAGTGATTGCGTCATATTGATCAACCCACCCCCTGGGGGTACGGGATCGACAGTGGCACCGCTTTCTATTGTAATTGGCAAAGTTAGTGTGTTGCCACCGCCTGTTTCCCAGGATATGAGGTCTGGACTGCGTGCATAAGAAATATTGTGATTGGTCGCACAATCGGGTGTATCGCGCCAGATCCAGACCATGTGATAAATCCCGTCTGGCCCTTTTTCGGGCATGCGCGCATACGCATTCATGCGGTCGAGCCCATCGAGCAATGGCGTGCTGAGCATTCGGTGCCAGGTTTTTGTCTGGACATCATACACATTATAAAAATCGACGCCATTGCCGCTGCTGCCATCTCGAAATCGAAAAATTAATTCATTATTGGGACCGCGCATA contains:
- a CDS encoding HNH endonuclease signature motif containing protein — protein: MATSSQNDIGYTTKRILDIQSLNQCAFPGCTNPLVEPGTGQSNPAVVSDICHIYASSPNGPRGQGSLTEEELKSIDNLILLCPNHHRVVDRQPETYTAELLKQWKEEHEAKVKSQHPSGLDIIRALVDEKIKDETDILRKSRFFAEFDSTRSSLELARKLVEGELSVGTNAVRRHALAWCVRILSTKKLDKAKEYLNHAKKLGTCEEIDIADAFISSQKGDKSTALSALTSIDSPMSLSAALIVVANHDGSQEAVDWLKTVGIDTADLAPEGKRFLLQCQLELNEWKAAQECRDVLTDDDMRDTPVLHHMVAITHLLSTVHAEFRSVVLRQLPLSAANFPLASSESAINARRTARSYFIESKKAACQLNLPRAAAIAEEYALWLELKDPDPDESDKGRKRLESKLHNLKSALRFVRLGIEFGIKLKLDEVEREIDRQIALNGKITLDAALARFAIAFTHKNPEYIADYIAHHYNDLANYIDKKLMLSLQIELLSQAGQLEKANECLDILLKEGISEAAKSRFIRIIAEAKGIDPVNSLKAQFKKTGSLSVLTTLVGKLEDRNDWNSLCEYGKILFKETNELSHAEGLARALYNSKQNEQLIKFVKSNEELLDQSENLQMFYCCSLYHEGELLEARSELVKLNDDWDDESYRTLQIDLAIALGDTNSLSAFVAKECREKGKRNAQELIRTTRLALCLDSIPQAKELIFEAARKGNDDAGILGTACSLAISAGWEENEVLQWMHKAVSLSGDDGPIWRMTPKDFLDQMPEWNRQASEIWQMLIRGDIPMFLADQGINKSLSDLMLFPSLANPLENDPRQRGAIPAYSGQREPLSLDINRQIGIDATALLTLSFLNLLDEALDAFDTVHIPHSTLGWLFDEKQRVAFHQPSRIRDAVQISHLLTNGALNKLSPSTVFNSDLSAQVGDELALLIAEAEKVSGDDDTQRIVVRPSPVYRIASLMEKEADLTAHTTVLSSCQSIVDKLWEKGRITRSKKKEACAYLQLHEKFWTGQPEIDDGAILYLDDLAIAYFQYLGILEKLKAAGFKPIILPKKVSEIDQLISYKNISGEAKDIIECIRSAVNLRIESGKIKVGRQINADQPTDQSISHHPTFGVFSLEKGCDAIISDDRFLNQHPSIKNNNSSMPVFSTLDLIDTLVSTDSITAEERLEYRTWLRQAGYIFIPVSEYELAHHLNASMVEDGKVVETAELKAIRENILQVRMSNWLQLPKEAHWLVEFQRTFVHVLKDQWKADADFSIARARSNWIMDQIDIRGWAHSYGTENGTDIVRVGRSAFIMWLLTPPVEEPQQIKDEYWNWIEGRILAPIKEQYPDLYLELVEWHRRWIAETADMDLIEGSGNDG
- a CDS encoding nuclease; the encoded protein is MVIHPKSSGKAMQFKNWFQQLVASGATVIVPEIADYEVRRELLRARKTRSIQRLDALITKTEYLEITTEAMRQAAKYWADARQQGRPTADDKALDVDMILAAQAATLNRTNVIIATTNVKHLSPFTQAMLWSDIGP
- a CDS encoding arylsulfatase codes for the protein MTRPNILVMLTDDQGWGDLSVHGNTNLNTPNVDSLARDGALFDRFYVCPVCAPTRAEFLTGRYHLRGGVHGVSTGAERLNLDETTIADIFKAAGYATGAYGKWHNGTQHPYHPNARGFDEFFGFCSGHWGQYFDAELEHNGELTRGKGYLPDECTDRAMDFMTANVERGQPFLCYLPYNIPHTPFQVPDEFYEPFRDKPIEMRATNPDQEEIVRTRAALALCENIDWNVGRLLDKLDELGIAEDTIVFYFGDNGPNGARWNGGMKGTKGSTDEGGVRVAGLLRWKGHIQAGTVIEEIAGAIDLLPTFADLTGIDLKVEKPLDGRSLKPLLLGEDVEWSDRIILSHQRAQLSARNQRFRLDIEGKLYDMVADGGQTTDVSGEYPDVHAELSDAVAKYHAEVLPVNDDRPFATGYWKTTRLPARDGVHHGTVQRSAGAPNCSYFTHWTQVGDRMTWDIEVGTTGDYEAAVYYTCPEEDVGSTVELAFHPTHGQTTKVQGQVTDAHDPPLIGASDDRYPRGGESYVKDFEPLTLGTLHLNAGRGTLTLRALDVPHSQVMDVRRVMLTLKE
- a CDS encoding sulfatase, which translates into the protein MSNHRPNVLWLFLEDVNPWMSCYGDQTVHTPNIDALAASGVKFDRAYQTSGVCSPSRSATITGMYQTTIGAHNHNSSYPLLPEGIKTIPEYFRDAGYYTFNEGKTHYNFVFESDVLFNHHGSMDFKGAENGSDWSGCPQDQPFFGQIQLRGGKSIGLLKGPGIDPASVPVPSFYPDHEIIRKEIALHYDCISHTDRQVGWILERLQEDGLRENTIIFFFSDHGMRLPRHKQFIYEGGHKIPLIISWQGNTDIVNPGSVRSDLISGIDIGPTSLALAGLDVPDYMEGQNLFGERFVERDYVIAAKDRCDFTIDRMRTVRTQRYRYVRNFMTDRPFMQAQYRDGSDYMELMRTMHARGELTPEQAFFWAEERIAEEFYDCDADPEEVNNLVDDPDHAEALQHHRDILTQWIAQTDDKGQYPESEIGLRPVLKQWGDKCVNPEYDEIKKEI
- a CDS encoding dihydrodipicolinate synthase family protein, with product MSTDTFRGVLTIPSTPFKQNGDVDWGDLKRVLDFCITCGAHGIVWPVNASSFPVLTDQERLHGMQMVVEHTAGRVPVILGVQGASGNHAAMFARHAQALEADGVIAMAPYIEPIEDEDAMVRYYQGIDREVDMPIFIQNHTRGSELSIDTVVRLINEVEHIEYVKEETFPPTHMTTGLIEQAGPKLKGVFGGASGRYLLLEHPRGVAGQMPGCHITDVVVRLWNALEAGDLKEAKRVYGIMAPLFALETIKGTNYPEILRRRQVIKSSHSRLTTRFPTQDAYDHAALDDILRDLEPLFTWNEKPLLYGPPEWLKDQVG
- a CDS encoding BNR repeat-containing protein; translation: MSSSTLSVYSSLSVAMVWSGHPVGFDLLTHGDVQFIAFYNAERKITVGMRKIDEETWIFAHPEGIWLENRGRLSSEVGWDSHNSLTMAIDDDGHIHLCGNMHVDPLIYFRTTRPLDVTSFERIDFMVGKNEDRCTYPVFMRGPNNELIFRFRDGSSGNGVDFYNVYDVQTKTWHRMLSTPLLDGLDRMNAYARMPEKGPDGIYHMVWIWRDTPDCATNHNISYARSPDLISWETGGGNTLTLPITIESGATVDPVPPGGGLINMTQSLGFDDQKRPVISYHKHDENGYTQAYCARLENGEWVFYKVSDWTYRWEFGGGGSIGAEIRLGGVEPEADGGLSMSYWHIKEGQRIWKLHPQTLEVIGTYPPPDSEIPDELEQVTSDYPGMTVNLRGARGKGTRPDEQYILRWETLDRNRDRPREKIPPPSELRLYILRQK